One window of the Solanum stenotomum isolate F172 chromosome 11, ASM1918654v1, whole genome shotgun sequence genome contains the following:
- the LOC125845326 gene encoding MADS-box protein JOINTLESS: MAREKIQIKKIDNSTARQVTFSKRRRGLFKKAEELSVLCDADVALIIFSSTGKLFDYSNSSMKQILERRDLHSKNLEKLDQPSLELQLVENSNYSRLSKEISERSHRLRQMRGEELQGLNIEELQQLERSLETGLSRVIERKGDKIMREINQLQQKGMQLMEENEKLRQQLMEISNNNNNNGYKEPVVVAFESENGFNSNNEEGQSSESVTNPCNSTGPPPQDDDSSDISLKLGLPYSG, encoded by the exons ATGGCTAGAGAAAAAATTCAGATCAAGAAAATAGATAACTCCACAGCAAGACAAGTTACATTttcaaagagaagaagaggTTTATTCAAGAAAGCTGAAGAACTTTCTGTTCTTTGTGATGCTGATGTTGCTCTCATCATTTTCTCTTCTACTGGCAAATTATTTGACTATTCTAACTCAAG CATGAAACAAATTCTTGAGAGGCGTGATTTGCATTccaaaaatttggaaaaattgGATCAACCATCACTTGAACTTCAG CTTGTAGAGAATAGCAATTACTCCAGATTAAGCAAGGAAATTTCCGAAAGAAGTCATCGATTAAG GCAAATGAGGGGAGAAGAACTTCAAGGACTAAATATTGAAGAGTTGCAACAATTGGAGAGATCTCTTGAAACTGGATTGAGCCGCGTCATAGAGAGAAAG GGTGATAAAATAATGAGAGAGATCAACCAACTCCAACAAAAG GGCATGCAACTAATGGAAGAAAACGAAAAATTAAGGCAACAG ctGATGGAGatatctaataataataataataatggatACAAAGAGCCAGTAGTAGTAGCATTTGAATCAGAAAATGGATTTAATAGTAATAATGAAGAAGGCCAATCATCTGAATCAGTCACAAATCCATGTAACTCAACTGGCCCTCCTCCTCAAGATGATGATAGTTCTGATATTTCTCTCAAATTGGG gCTACCTTACTCAGGCTGA
- the LOC125846072 gene encoding serine/threonine-protein phosphatase 7 long form homolog, whose product MAGYSAYQLDPGPLELSVLTQQLTHRSRDIWDGNVNVILNTRRCDGKFWDLVKKYPIHPRVLEVIELSGLYGVYRSNRPSIDRSLITSLVERWRPETHTFHFRTGEATITLQDVKVLYGLPVNGDPVLGDESIRIIGDWQNICQRLLGFIPRPQDFNRSSPKVTALNAHMLEQLQLPDLATQDMINQMARCYMFWMIAGMMMADTSGNYLKLMFLPMLKDLNVVSSYSWGSATLACLYRFLCKASQSNQNEIAGFLPLLQIWAWERVIVLKPQVIAQRDTENNFLAGLPRGPRATRWFAHFSWTDTTKHVLKVFRDALDSMTEDQFIWEPYSDDLIENLPDYCRIGRDIWRVRAPIFCWDVVEVHLPDQAMRQFGLKQTIPTSFLFDATHFHHDRRGRPNTNWKLEHAQWLPFWNQRLQYICDASLNREPLRYDDSYLIWFRRITRLVIGNPTQRPQQQEGYVPNSMAYETMVRHIHSMVDRARALGDQPSVEDLYIFRAMVRNEGEKCLTYVHEADRINVQGDYRRDEVHDNHLHSPVRRRGKGGVAGRMARAVEKGRAPIEMDKSVSDNNHTTSDIGSISRGQTQEFTPGASGMTYQPTNIDIVPYTTSQILRNPSLSSLENVFDGSRPQYFDNAPNFNSSPGLPMSIETPDVVNHLEDSNNNIESNELDDSNDEVENANECSEPSVNEKRTIFPKRCGTGTINIFILFFDINAPLFS is encoded by the exons ATGGCTGGTTATAGTGCATACCAATTGGATCCCGGTCCACTTGAACTATCAGTATTAACTCAACAACTTACCCATAGGTCACGGGATATATGGGATGGAAATGTTAATGTGATTTTAAATACGAGGAGGTGTGATGGAAAATTTTGGGACCTCGTAAAGAAATATCCCATTCATCCACGAGTCTTAGAAGTAATTGAATTATCAGGATTATATGGTGTTTATAGATCAAATCGACCTAGTATTGATCGTAGCTTGATCACTTCACTAGTAGAGAGATGGCGTCCTGAGACTCATACGTTTCACTTTAGGACGGGTGAGGCGACAATCACCTTGCAAGATGTAAAAGTGTTGTATGGCTTACCTGTGAATGGTGATCCAGTACTTGGTGATGAGTCGATAAGGATCATAGGGGATTGgcaaaatatttgtcaaagaTTGTTAGGTTTTATTCCACGTCCTCAAGACTTCAATCGTAGTAGCCCCAAAGTAACTGCACTTAATGCACATATGCTCGAGCAACTACAGTTACCTGACTTGGCAACACAAGATATGATCAATCAAATGGCTAGATGTTACATGTTTTGGATGATTGCTGGTATGATGATGGCAGATACATCTGGCAACTATTTAAAGCTTATGTTCCTTCCTATGctcaaggatctcaatgtaGTTAGCTCTTATAGTTGGGGTAGTGCAACCTTAGCGTGCTTGTATCGATTTCTCTGTAAGGCCTCACAGAGTAACCAAAACGAGATAGCTGGATTTCTACCACTACTCCAG ATTTGGGCATGGGAGAGAGTTATTGTCCTCAAACCTCAGGTAATAGCACAAAGGGACACCgaaaataattttcttgctGGTTTACCTAGGGGTCCACGTGCTACTAGATGGTTTGCACATTTTAGTTGGACTGATACCACTAAGCATGTGTTGAAAGTTTTTAGGGATGCACTTGATTCCATGACAGAGGATCAG TTTATTTGGGAACCATATTCGGATGACTTAATTGAGAATCTTCCTGATTATTGTCGAATTGGACGAGACATATGGCGTGTTAGAGCTCCAATTTTTTGTTGGGATGTTGTCGAGGTTCACTTGCCTGATCAAGCTATGAGACAATTTGGATTGAAACAAACGATACCAACTTCATTTCTATTTGACGCCACACATTTTCACCATGATCGTAGGGGCAGACCAAATACAAATTGGAAGTTGGAGCATGCACAATGGTTGCCTTTTTGGAACCAACGACTTCAATATATTTGTGATGCATCGCTCAATCGTGAACCACTTCGATATGATGACTCTTACCTTATTTGGTTCAGACGCATTACTCGTCTTGTTATCGGTAATCCTACTCAGCGTCCTCAACAACAAGAAGGTTATGTACCAAATTCAATGGCATATGAAACAATG GTGCGTCATATTCATTCCATGGTTGATAGAGCGAGAGCACTTGGTGATCAGCCATCAGTGGAGGATTTATACATATTTCGTGCAATGGTCCGgaatgaaggagaaaaatgtTTGACATATGTGCACGAGGCTGATAGGATTAATGTACAAGGCGATTATAGAAGAGATGAGGTACATGATAATCATTTACATTCCCCTGTTCGTAGGCGAGGAAAAGGTGGTGTTGCTGGTAGGATGGCTCGTGCTGTTGAGAAAGGACGAGCGCCTATTGAAATGGACAAATCAGTCTCCGATAATAATCACACAACTTCTGATATTGGTTCAATTTCAAGGGGCCAAACTCAGGAGTTCACTCCTGGGGCATCAGGTATGACATATCAACCAACAAATATTGATATTGTCCCATACACGACGTCACAAATATTAAGGAATCCAAGTCTTTCGTCACTTGAGAATGTATTTGATGGTTCTCGGCCTCAATATTTTGATAATGCCCCCAATTTTAACTCGTCACCTGGGCTGCCAATGTCCATTGAGACCCCTGATGTTGTTAATCATTTAGAGGACTCCAACAATAATATAGAAAGTAATGAGTTGGATGATTCCAACGATGAAGTGGAGAATGCAAACGAATGTAGTGAACCATCAGTGAATGAGAAACGTACAATTTTTCCTAAGCGTTGTGGGACTGGTACTATTAAcatctttatattattttttgacatAAATGCTCCTCTTTTTAgttga